The stretch of DNA CCGTCCACCGGGAGACGAACCGCGCCAGCGAGAGGCGGCGGACACCCGGCACCCCAAGCTGTCCTCCGTGCGTATGGCCCGAGAGCGTCAGCTCCACCGCGCGGGCCTGCGCCTGGGGAAAGAGGTTGGGATCGTGCGCGAGCAGCACGGCGGGGACGCCCTCGGGCCGGTTCGCGAGCGCGCGCGCCACGTCGTCGCGCGAGGTCCATGTATCGTCGACACCCGCGACATACAGGCGGGCACCCTCCCGGTTTACCACCACCCCCCGATTGCGGAGGACAGACACGCCCCGCTTCTCAAGCTCCCGGACGAGGTGCTCGCCGTCGGTGAAATAGTCATGGTTGCCCATGCAGGCAAAGGCGCCATCCTTCGCACGCAGACCGCCCAGGGCCCGCGCGACTGCCTCGACATGGGAGGCGCCTTGGGTAATCAGGTCGCCGGTGACGGTGACCAGATCCAAATCCAGTGCATTGAGACGTGCGACCCAGGAAGAGACCCGGGCCTCGGGCGCGTGGGGGCCACAATGCACGTCTGAGATTTGACCAATGCGATAGCCTTCCAGCTCGGGCGCTAATCCCTCAATGCGAACCACGTGCTTGCGAAGCCTGGGCGCCCCGAGGACCGTGTCAACGCCCAAGGCCAGGGAGAGGGCTCCAGCGAGCCCCCAGGCCACGCCCCAGGAGACCCCCAGGTGGACCGCCAGGGCGGCGGGACCCATGAGCACGTCGAACACCAGGCAGGCGGCCCACCAGCCGAGCGCCAGGTAGGTGGACAGGGCAGGGGCCGTGGTGTGCCAGGGGCTCCGCAGCTGGCGCAGGTAGGGCCGCGAGATCAACAGCGCGGCCACCGCGGGCAAGGGCGTGCGTGTGAGCCAACAGAGCCAGAGCACCGTGGGAAGCTGGACGACGGTGGCCAGGAGGGCCGCCAGCAGCTGAAAGCGGTTTCGGAGGCGGGTTCGGCCGGACATGGAGTCCGTTATTTAACCGGCTTGGGCCCCGCCCGCTGGGGCCTGGGCTCAGAATGAGCCCATCCCGACCAGGCCGAAGGTCCTCCTCAGGTTGTCCTGGGTGCCCAGGAAGAGCCCGGACAGCACGGGGCCCGTGCGCAGCGTGGACGTGGCCATGAAGCGGTAGCGCGCGGTCTTCCACTGCTGGCTGAGCACGGTGCGCACGCTGAAGCGATCCCGCTGTACGCCGGTTTCGAGCACCGTCCAGAGGTTGGGGTCGGCGGAGTTGGAGTGGACGCCCAGGCTCAGCTCCAGCCAGGACAGCCGGCCCCGCAGGTTCGCCCACCGCGTGTCGAGCAGAACCCCCTCGGGCGTCCGCGCGGCCGCGCCGCCCACCTCGAGTTGTTCGAGGCGCAGGCTGGCCAGCGCCAGCTGGGGCAGGTTCACGCGCAGCGCCATGTCCGCGCGGGCATTCCGGAACCGGGGCTCGGATTGCAGCCGGATGGACGCGTTCATGCGGCCACCCAGCAGGCGGCCCCGTACCGAGGAGGGCAGGCCGAGGCTCCTCGCCTTCGCGGTCCCCAACTGGTGAAGGATTCCCAGCGCCAGCACGCCCGCGGACACCACCGCTGCCGGCTTGGGAACGTGGAGGAAATCGAGCGCCTCGTTGAACTCGCGATTGAGGGCGCTGTCGGACCGGCCGAGCCGGGGGCCCAGATCCCGCACCCGCACCTGCCCGCCATCGGGGCCCAGCTCCAGGAACGAGGCGAGGTGCCGTCCCGCCGGAAGCTCCGACAAGGTGACATCCCGTGCCGGCTGCGAGAGGGCCTTCAAGGCATCCCGCTGCTGGTGATCCTGAGTGGGCAGGAACGCCCACGCCCTTGCGCGGATGCCCAGGGTCAGCGAGGGGGCGACGAAGCCGCCCTCCAGGGCGCGGTCTGGATCCGCGAAGGAGAAGAGCAGCTCCTCGAAGACGCCGCGATCCGGCATGTCCATGAGGGGCTGGGCCGACTGGTGCAACTCCAGGACTTGCGCCCAGGACGGGAGCGCCCCGAGCGTCACGGTGAGCATCACCGTCCATGCTGAGGTGCGCCATCTCATTGAATCCAAGGTGGGGAGACCTCTCCTCTCGGGCAAGCAGGGGAGGGAATCAGGCGGGGCCGGGACGTTGACCGGCCAACCGCGGTCCTGGATCGGCCCCTGTTGCCCGAGCGTCACCCCGCTCTCTTGCCTGGCCAGCAGGCGTGTGGTGCGGGCGGCTCCCGGCAGCCGGTACACCCCCTTCAGACATGGGTGTCTGGCCTTGAACAATCATTGACAACGTTATCGACGCGTTGCGTCATTGCGCTGATGGCGCATGAAACAAGAGCCCGCCCTCCGAGGGAAGTCTTGCTTCTCCTCAATGCGTGGCAAACTGGTGCAGTGCGTCAAATTGGAAGATAGATTTTTCTCAGCTTCTCCTGGAAAAGTGGAGAAGGGCGGCTGTATCATGCGCGGCTCATTCCCCCCATGAGTTGTAGAGACACCGCCATCCTGTGGCAATCCAGGATGGGAGGAAATTCAATGATCAAAAGCATTGCATCGAGTTTGTCCGTGGCTGCCACGGTCGCGAGCCTGTGCGCGCTGTCTCCCAGCGTTGCCCAGGCGGCGGCGATTGGAGAGGCCAATACAACCATCTTTGGTCCCAAGGTCTATGTCTTTGACCCGACCATGCCCGCGGCGGACATCACCGGCGTCGCCAACTCCATCTACGCCGGGCTGGAGTCCAACGAGTTCAGCAGCGACCGGTACGCGCTGCTCTTCAAGCCGGGCTCGTACAACGTCACGTTCAACGTGGGTTTCTATACCCACGTGGCCGGTCTGGGGCAGAACCCTGACAACGTCACCATCAACGGTGGCGTGAACGTGAACGCCGACTGGGACAACGGCAACGCCACGCGCAACTTCTGGCGCGCCCTGGAGAACTTCGCGGTCGCCCCCACGAACGGCCAGACGCAGATCGCCGTGTCCCAGGCGGCCCCCCTGCGCCGCCTGCACATCAAGGGCGAGCTGCACCTGTTCGACTTCGACAACAACTGGAACGCCGGCTGGGCCAGCGGCGGCTTCCTGGCCGACTCCCTGGTGGATGGCCTCGTGGTGCCGGCCTCCCAGCAGCAGTGGTTCTCCCGTAACAGCAAGTGGAGCGCCTGGAACAACGCGGTGTGGAACATGGTGTTCGTGGGCAGCAACAACACGCCGGCCGCCACGTTCCCCGAGCCGCCCTACACGGTCATCGAGCGCACGCCGATCATCCGGGAGAAGCCCTACCTCTACATCACCAACGCCGGGCAGTACGCCGTGTTCGTCCCGGCGCTGCAGACGAACACCCAGGGCGTCAGCTGGGCCAATGGCTCCACGCCGGGCCAGTCGCTCTCCATCGACCAGTTCCACATCGCCCGTCCGGAGACGGCCACCGCCGCCTCCCTCAACACGGCGCTGAGCCAGGGCAAGCACCTGCTGTTCACCCCCGGCATCTACCACCTGAGCGATACGATCCGGGTCAACAACCCCAACACCGTCGTGCTGGGCATCGGTCTGGCCACCCTCATCCCGGACACGGGCAAGGCGGCCATGGCCATCGCCGACGTGGCGGGCGTGAAGGTCGCCGGGCTGACGTTCGACGCGGGGCCGGTCAACTCGCCCACCATCCTGGAGGTGGGGCCCACGGGCGCTTCCGCCAACAACTCCGCCAACCCCATCTCGCTCCATGACATCACCGTGCGGACCGGTGGCGCCTCGGTGGGCCGGTATGACGTCGGCGTGAAGATCAACAGCAACTACGTCATCGGCGACCACTTCTGGCTGTGGCGCGCGGACCACGGTGCGGGCGCGGCGTGGACCACCAACGTCTCCAAGAACGGCCTGGTCGTCAACGGCGCCAACGTCACCCTGTATGGCGTGTTCAACGAGCACCACAACGAATACCAGACGATCTGGAACGGCAACGGCGGCCGTCTGTACTTCTACCAGTCCGAGATTCCCTACGATGTGCCCAACCAGCCGGTGTGGATGAGCAAGAATGGCACCGTGAACGGCTGGGCCTCGTACAAGGTCGCCGACTCGGTGACGAGCCACGAGGCCTGGGGCCTGGGCGTGTACTCCTACTTCCGGGACGCGCCCGTGAAGCTCCACAGCGCCATCGAGGTTCCCAACGTCGCGGGCGTCAAGCTGCACAGCATGACGACCATCTGGCTGAACGGAGTGGCCGGCAGTGAAATCACCCACGTCGTCAACAACCTCGGGGGCCGGGTGTATGGAAACACCCCCGCTGGGGCCATGCGCCAGACGGTCACCGAGTTCTCGGGAACCGGTGCGGGCGACACCCAGGCGCCGACGGCTCCGGCGAGCCTGCGGGCCACGGCGGTGTCCAGCAGCCAGATCAACCTGGCCTGGACCGCCTCGACCGACAACGTGGGCGTCAGCGGCTATGACATCTACCGCGGCGGGGCGCTGGTGGGCTCCTCCGCCACGGCGTCTTACAGCGACACGGGGCTGACGGGCTCGACGGTGTACAGCTACACGGTGCGGGCGAAGGACGCGGCCGGCAACGTGTCTGCGGTCAGCAACACCGCCAGCGCCACCACGCAGCCCGGTGGCTCCACGGGCGCGGCGCTGGTGCGCACCGGTTGGACCGCCACCTCGTCGCCCACGAGCGGCGAGCCCGCCAGCGCCCTGCTGGATGGCAACATGGGCTCGCGCTGGACCACGGGCGCGCCGATGGCGCCTGGCCAGTCGATCACCGTGGACATGAAGGCGGCCAAGAGCTTCAACAAGATCGTCCTGGATTCCACCGGAAGCGATCTGGACTATGCCCGCGGCTACGAGGTGCACGTGTCCAACGACGGGACGAGCTGGGGCTCGGCGATCGCCACGGGCACCGGCACCGGGCCCGTGCTCACGGTCACCTTCACCGCGCGCTCCGCCCGCTACATCCGGGTGACGCAGACCGGGACGAACTCGAGCTGGTGGTCCGCCCGCGAGTTCAACGTCTACTACTAAGACGTCACGGCTCCGCTTGAAGTGAAACGGCCTTGCTTCGGCTCACGCTGGAGCAAGGCCGTTGTGCGTTCTTGGCTGGGCGCCGGCCAGGCGAGCCCGGCGGAGCGTCACGCCAGGCCTCGCAGGGGGCTTCTTGTCCCTTCCGGCACCTGGTCAGGAGCCCGCGTGGCGCTTATCCCTATGCGCAGGATGGCAACGCGAGGTGGCGGATGTCTTCGGAATGGGCGGAAGAAGCGGAGCGGCAGGCGAAGGCGATGACGCGGGACCTCATCGAGGTGGGCCGGGTCAAGGGCTTCCGGGTGACGTACCAGAAGCGGGAGGCGCGGTTCTCGCTCCGGGCGGGCACCGTGACGGCCTACTTCTCCGCCCATGAATACCAGGGACCCCGGGGCATGGACTGGCTCCGGCTCCGCATCGACGTGCTCACGCGCGTGAGACAGGGCTCGCAGTCCGTGGAGCAGGGCCCGGAGGCCGTGGAGGAGGGCGAGTCCTCACCGGCTCCCCATTGAGCGGCCTGCTTCGGCCTGGACCCACGCGCGCCAAGCCGCGGCATCGGGGCCCAGGTCCCGTCCGGCGAGCGCCCGGAGCGCCTGGAGCGCGGCCTCCCGGTCGATGCGCTGCCGCTGACCGGCCATTTCCAGCAGCACGTCCCCGGCGTCGCGCAGGACGCGCCCCCGGAGGGAGGGGTCCTTCTCCACGAGCGCCTTGAGCAGGGCCCCGGCCTTGTTCCGGTCGCTGATCATCGGTCCGTGGAGGGCCCGTAGCACCGGCTCCACGGGCAGGAGCACCCGGTCCGCGCCCTGCTGGGCCTGCCAGAGCACCCGCATCGCCGCGTTGCGGGGCGCCTCGCCCGCGTCATTCATGGAGGGCAGCAGAGCCTGGACGGTCTCCTCGCGCGAGCGGCCATAGGCCAGCAGGTACGCGGCCGTGGCCCGCTTCTCCTGGGACTTGTCGGTGCGCAGGACCTGGACCAGCTCCGCGAAGTGCAGGGGCACCTGCTCGACGAAGCGGTCCTCCAGCGGCATGAGCCTTGGGTCCGTGGCGCCATAGAAGCAGTGGAAGGCGCGGGGGCAGGCGGTGTCCTGCGTGGAGAGCGCTCCCGCGTTGACGAGCTCCCACATCCTCGTCTGGTACGCGCTCCACGCCGCCAGGAGGCCCGCGGGGTCCTCGACGGAGCCGGTGGGCTCCGGGGCATACGCCAGCCGCCACTCGTCGCCCTTGTCCACCAGGTCCACCGTCACGGCCAGCGTCTTGCCTTCCGCGTAGGTGGTCACCGAGGTGCGCACGAACGCCGGCGCGAAGCGCTCCTGGAGCCGCGCCTTGCCCGCCTGCAGGGCCTGGATGAACTCGCCCTTCGCCATGTCCACGTCCGTGCCCACGGGGGGCAGTCCCGTGAAGCACTCCAGGATCTGCGCCTTGGGCTGGCGGGTGCCGAAGACCTCGATGCCCTCGTAGCGGTAGACGTACGAGGGCGCTGGGGCGGGGGCTGCCGCCGAGGGGGCAGGAGGGGCCACGGGCCGGGGGGCCGCACACGCCGAGGAGAGCGCCAGGAGGGCCGCGCAGAGGGTCCGGTTCATGCGGGGCACGTCACCACACGTGCTTCCCCGGCAACAAGCGCCAGCGCACCCCTGGGCTCACAGCAGGGCGCGGAGGGCCTCCACCACCTGCTCCCATTCCGGGGCGAGGGGGTTGATGACCTCGAAGTGCGCGGCCTGGGGCAGGGGGATGAGCTGGACGTCATCTCCCAGGGCGGCGGCGTGCGCCTGGTATCGCTCGCTGAGCGCCAACGGAATGATGTCGTCCAGGGCCCCATGGAGGAGGATCTGGCGCACGCCGAGCGGCGCGAGCGCGAAGGGGGAGCCGAGCCGGTAGTGCCCGGGGACCTGCGCGGGGGTGCCCCCGAAGAAGGTCTCGACGATGCCATCGCCCAGGCCCAGCTCCTGGACGCGCACCACGTCCGAGACCGCCGCGAGCGGCACGACGCCCCGCAGGGGGGGAAGGCCGGTGTCCCCGTGGCGCGCGGCGAGACACAGGACGAGGTGGCCGCCCGCCGAGTGGCCCAGCCCCACCACCCGGTTCAGGTCCAGGGGCCACGTGCTCGCCAGGGTGCACAGGTGGGCGGCCCCCTGGACGACATCCTCCAGCGTGCCGGGCCAGCCGCCTCCCGGGTGGCCCACGCGCCGGTACTCCAGGCTCCAGGTCGCGAAGCCCCGCCGGGCCAGGTCCGCGCACAGGTGGCCCACGTGCTCCAGGCCGTACCGGGCGCGCCAGAAGCCCCCATGCACCACCAGCACGGTGGGGTGGGGGCCCGGGCCCGGGGGCAGGCGCAGCTCGCCGAAGTGGTGTTCGCCGCTGCCATAGGCCAGCCGCGCGTCCGCCGCCGGGGGCGGCGCCTCGAGCATCCAGAGAGGGTCCATGGCCGTGTCCTAGAAGCGGGAGGTGGCGAAGAAGAGCTTCAGCCGGTCGTTGCTCTCCCGGAGCCGGTCCGACAGCGTGCGGACGAAGGTCCAGAGCAGCACGTAGGCCAGCTCCTTGTCGGTGAACATCAGCTGGTCCAGCAAGTCCCGCTGGATGACCCACACCGCGCACTCCGTGTGGGCGATGGCATCCGCCGAGCGCGGGTTATCCGTGATGACGGACATTTCCCCGAAATACTGGCCTTCTTCCAGGATGCCGAGGGCTTCCTCGCCAATGCCGGGCACGTTCTTGGAGATGCGCACCTTGCCGCCGGTGACGATGAACATCTCCCGGCCGGTCTCGCCCTCCCGGAACAAAAAAGCCCCCCGGGGGTAGGTGCGTGGATGGGCGATGGAGGCCACCTTGGCAAGCTGGCCCTGGGTCAAGCCCTCGAAGAGCGCAACCTTTTTAAGGGCTGTGGCATCCATGAGGTCAGCTTCGTACCACGCGCCCAAGACGCTCTGGTACTTTCCGGCCCCTTTCTGAAGGAGCAATCACCGTGGCGGACGAGAAGATCAACAAGGTCACCATCATTGGCTCGGGGCCCGCGGGCTACACCGCGGCCGTCTACGCGGCCCGGGCCAATCTGGAGCCGGTGATATTCGCGGGTGGCCCCACCATGGAGGACCCGCAGCGGGTGCCCGGCGGCCAGCTCATGGTCACCACGGAGGTGGAGAACTACCCAGGCTTCCCCGAGGGCATCACCGGGCCGGAGCTGATGGAGCGCTTCCAGAAGCAGGCCGAGCGCTTTGGCACCCAGATTCACATGGAGAACGTCGTCAAGGTGGACTTCTCGTCGCGGCCCTTCCTCATCCAGGGCGAGAGCGCGAGCTACCGCTCGGAGTCGGTCATCATCGCCACGGGCGCCTCCGCCAAGTGGCTGAACGTCAAGGGCGAGGACCTCTACAAGAACCGGGGCGTGTCCGCGTGCGCCACGTGTGACGGGGCCTTCTTCAAGAAGCAGGACGTGCTGGTGGTGGGCGGCGGCGACACGGCCATGGAGGAGGCCACCTACCTGGCGAAGATCGTCAACCACGTCACCCTGCTGCACCGCCGGGACACGCTGCGCGCCTCGAAGATCATGCAGGAGCGCGTGCTGAAGAACCCGAAGATCTCCGTCATGTGGAACAGCGCCGTGGACGAGGTGGTGGGCAACGAGAAGGGGATGACGGGCGCGGTGGTGCGCAACCTGAAGACGAACGACACCCAGCTGCTCAACGCCACGGGCCTGTTCGTCGCCATCGGGCACACGCCCAACACGCACCTCTTCCAGGGCGTGCTGGAGACGCACCCGAACGGCTACCTGAAGACGCACCCGGGCTCGGCGCGCACCAACGTGGAGGGCGTCTTCGCCTGCGGCGATGTGCAGGACAGCGTCTACCGGCAGGCCATCACCGCGGCGGGCACCGGCTGCATGGCGGCCATCGAGGCGGAGCGCTGGCTCATCGAGCAGGGCAAGTGACGGCGGCGCCCTCCGGGAACGACAGCACATGAGCTCGAAGCGGATGAAGACGGTGGCGGTGCACGCGGGCAGCCGGCTGGCGGACAGCAAGTCCCAGCCGCTGGTGCCCGCCATCCACATGTCCACCGTGGGCTGGTTCGACAGCAGCGAGGACCTGGACGGGGCGCTGGACGGCAAGGACTACGTCTACTCGCGCATCAGCGCCCAGAACACCGCGCTCCTGGAGGAGGCGGTGGCGGCGCTGGAGGGCGCGGAAGGCTGCGTCTCCTACGCCAGCGGCATGGCGGCCCTGCGCGCGGTGTTCGAGGCGCAGAACCTCCAGCGGGGGGACCGGGTACTCATGCCCGGGGATGGGTATGGCGTCACGCGCGCGCTCTACAAGGCCCTGTGCGCCCGCCAGGGCGTGGAGCTCCATGCGCTGTCCCTGTCCGAGGCGAGCGCCCCCGCGCGCATCGCCGAGCTGCGGCCGAAGCTCGTGCTCGCCGAGAGCATCACCAACCCGCTCTTGTCCGTGCCGGACATCCGCGCCCTGGCGCGGGCCTGTGAGCAGGTGGGCGCCGCGCTCGCGGTGGATGCCACCTTCCCGTCTCCGTATGGGCAGCGAGCCCTCTCGCTCGGGGCGCACTACGCCGTCCAGTCCGCGACGAAGTGGCTCAACGGGCACAGCGATGCGCTGGTGGGCACGGTGAGCGCCTCGCGCGAGCGGCTCGCCCCCCTGCGGTCCATGCGCCTGCTGGCCGGGGATGTGCTGGGGCCGTTCGAGGCCTGGCTCACCCTGCGCGGCCTGCGCACGTTGCCGGTGCGCATGAAGGCCCACTGCGAGCACGCGGCGCACGTGGCCCGGCGCCTGGCGGAGTCCCCGCTGCTGGAGCGGGTCTATTACCCCGGGTTGCCTTCCCATCCGGACCACGCCGTGGCCCAGGCGGTGCTGGAGGGCGGGTTCGGGCCCATGGTGGCCTTTGAAATCAAGGGTGCGAACCGGGCTGCCTCCTTCCGCGTCCTGGAGGCGCTGCGGGTGGCGCGGCCGGGGCCTTCGCTGGGGGACGTGTGCACGCTGGTGATGCACGCGGCCAGCGCCAGCGCGCGCCGGATGACGCCCGAGGAGCGCGCGGCGGCCGGGATTCGCGAGAATCTCATCCGCGTGTCCGTGGGGCTGGAGGACCCGGACGACATCGTGGAGGACCTGCTCGGCGCGGTGGAACGGAGGAATACGCCGTGAAGATGGTGGACGTGGGCGGAAAGAAGAAGACCGGGCGGGTGGCGGTGGCCGTCGCGCGCCTGCGCATGCTCGCCGCGACGCTCGAGCGCATCCAGCAGGGCAAGGTGGAGAAAGGGGATGTGCTGGCCGCGGCGCGGCTCGCGGGCATCATGGCCGCCAAGCGCACCCCGGACGTGGTGCCGCTGTGCCACCCCATCGCGCTGTCGGGCGTGGAGGTGACGCTGGCCCCGTTCGAGGCGGGGCTGGAGGTGCGCGTGGAGGTCCGCACCGTGGACCGCACGGGCGTGGAGATGGAGGCGCTCACGGCGGCGTGTGCCGCGGCCCT from Stigmatella aurantiaca encodes:
- a CDS encoding metallophosphoesterase, whose protein sequence is MSGRTRLRNRFQLLAALLATVVQLPTVLWLCWLTRTPLPAVAALLISRPYLRQLRSPWHTTAPALSTYLALGWWAACLVFDVLMGPAALAVHLGVSWGVAWGLAGALSLALGVDTVLGAPRLRKHVVRIEGLAPELEGYRIGQISDVHCGPHAPEARVSSWVARLNALDLDLVTVTGDLITQGASHVEAVARALGGLRAKDGAFACMGNHDYFTDGEHLVRELEKRGVSVLRNRGVVVNREGARLYVAGVDDTWTSRDDVARALANRPEGVPAVLLAHDPNLFPQAQARAVELTLSGHTHGGQLGVPGVRRLSLARFVSRWTAGLYRQGRSWLYVNRGAGTTGPPARLGAPAELAVITLRRA
- a CDS encoding discoidin domain-containing protein gives rise to the protein MAATVASLCALSPSVAQAAAIGEANTTIFGPKVYVFDPTMPAADITGVANSIYAGLESNEFSSDRYALLFKPGSYNVTFNVGFYTHVAGLGQNPDNVTINGGVNVNADWDNGNATRNFWRALENFAVAPTNGQTQIAVSQAAPLRRLHIKGELHLFDFDNNWNAGWASGGFLADSLVDGLVVPASQQQWFSRNSKWSAWNNAVWNMVFVGSNNTPAATFPEPPYTVIERTPIIREKPYLYITNAGQYAVFVPALQTNTQGVSWANGSTPGQSLSIDQFHIARPETATAASLNTALSQGKHLLFTPGIYHLSDTIRVNNPNTVVLGIGLATLIPDTGKAAMAIADVAGVKVAGLTFDAGPVNSPTILEVGPTGASANNSANPISLHDITVRTGGASVGRYDVGVKINSNYVIGDHFWLWRADHGAGAAWTTNVSKNGLVVNGANVTLYGVFNEHHNEYQTIWNGNGGRLYFYQSEIPYDVPNQPVWMSKNGTVNGWASYKVADSVTSHEAWGLGVYSYFRDAPVKLHSAIEVPNVAGVKLHSMTTIWLNGVAGSEITHVVNNLGGRVYGNTPAGAMRQTVTEFSGTGAGDTQAPTAPASLRATAVSSSQINLAWTASTDNVGVSGYDIYRGGALVGSSATASYSDTGLTGSTVYSYTVRAKDAAGNVSAVSNTASATTQPGGSTGAALVRTGWTATSSPTSGEPASALLDGNMGSRWTTGAPMAPGQSITVDMKAAKSFNKIVLDSTGSDLDYARGYEVHVSNDGTSWGSAIATGTGTGPVLTVTFTARSARYIRVTQTGTNSSWWSAREFNVYY
- a CDS encoding alpha/beta hydrolase family protein, which encodes MDPLWMLEAPPPAADARLAYGSGEHHFGELRLPPGPGPHPTVLVVHGGFWRARYGLEHVGHLCADLARRGFATWSLEYRRVGHPGGGWPGTLEDVVQGAAHLCTLASTWPLDLNRVVGLGHSAGGHLVLCLAARHGDTGLPPLRGVVPLAAVSDVVRVQELGLGDGIVETFFGGTPAQVPGHYRLGSPFALAPLGVRQILLHGALDDIIPLALSERYQAHAAALGDDVQLIPLPQAAHFEVINPLAPEWEQVVEALRALL
- a CDS encoding Crp/Fnr family transcriptional regulator produces the protein MDATALKKVALFEGLTQGQLAKVASIAHPRTYPRGAFLFREGETGREMFIVTGGKVRISKNVPGIGEEALGILEEGQYFGEMSVITDNPRSADAIAHTECAVWVIQRDLLDQLMFTDKELAYVLLWTFVRTLSDRLRESNDRLKLFFATSRF
- the trxB gene encoding thioredoxin-disulfide reductase, whose translation is MADEKINKVTIIGSGPAGYTAAVYAARANLEPVIFAGGPTMEDPQRVPGGQLMVTTEVENYPGFPEGITGPELMERFQKQAERFGTQIHMENVVKVDFSSRPFLIQGESASYRSESVIIATGASAKWLNVKGEDLYKNRGVSACATCDGAFFKKQDVLVVGGGDTAMEEATYLAKIVNHVTLLHRRDTLRASKIMQERVLKNPKISVMWNSAVDEVVGNEKGMTGAVVRNLKTNDTQLLNATGLFVAIGHTPNTHLFQGVLETHPNGYLKTHPGSARTNVEGVFACGDVQDSVYRQAITAAGTGCMAAIEAERWLIEQGK
- a CDS encoding trans-sulfuration enzyme family protein — protein: MSSKRMKTVAVHAGSRLADSKSQPLVPAIHMSTVGWFDSSEDLDGALDGKDYVYSRISAQNTALLEEAVAALEGAEGCVSYASGMAALRAVFEAQNLQRGDRVLMPGDGYGVTRALYKALCARQGVELHALSLSEASAPARIAELRPKLVLAESITNPLLSVPDIRALARACEQVGAALAVDATFPSPYGQRALSLGAHYAVQSATKWLNGHSDALVGTVSASRERLAPLRSMRLLAGDVLGPFEAWLTLRGLRTLPVRMKAHCEHAAHVARRLAESPLLERVYYPGLPSHPDHAVAQAVLEGGFGPMVAFEIKGANRAASFRVLEALRVARPGPSLGDVCTLVMHAASASARRMTPEERAAAGIRENLIRVSVGLEDPDDIVEDLLGAVERRNTP
- the moaC gene encoding cyclic pyranopterin monophosphate synthase MoaC codes for the protein MKMVDVGGKKKTGRVAVAVARLRMLAATLERIQQGKVEKGDVLAAARLAGIMAAKRTPDVVPLCHPIALSGVEVTLAPFEAGLEVRVEVRTVDRTGVEMEALTAACAAALTVYDMCKSVDRGMVIENVQLEHKSGGRSGTWNRTEPKPPRRAARKG